GAACATGATTTTTATTCACTGTGAATTGTATTTTGAAGATACTTCAGAAAATCATGCAGACATGATCAATGTGACCTTGAACATGTGCAATAATGATATAAAAACATAATCATACAAtaattatacagtatacatacaataACTATACTATTGTATACTAATAAAACAGTGTTCCTAAGGAAAAAGAAAACGGTTTCATTTGGTTGTAGGAAATGACAATGACCCTAAAACTATGCCATGCAATGTTACAAATGACTTCTTTATTGTCTTCTTTACTTCTTCATTTCTCAGACAATAAATTATTGGGTTCAGAAATggtgttaaaatagaatacaaAATAGTCACCAGTTTATTCCTATTATACGGGCCGGCCTTTTTTGGTCTTGCATATATGAACAATGTAGTTGTATAAAATATAATGACAACAGTCAGATGAGACACACAGGTGGAGAAGGCTTTTTGACGTCCCTGGTTGTTCGGCATTCTGACAACTGCCCAGAGAATGCAAATGTATGTTATGACAATCATTACGAGGGGAATCATGATAATCACCATGGCCAGGATAAAATCCACCAACTCTGTGAAAGACATGTCAGTGCAAGCTAGGTTCAGCATCGGAGAAATATCGCAGAAAAAGTGGTTGATCACATTTGGGCCACAAAAACGCAAcgtaaatataaaaatagctttaACCAGGGCAACAGAAAAACCCAATACCCAGGTGCCGATTGTCAACTGCAAACAGAAGGTGTTATTCATGATGACCGAATAGAGTAGTGGAAAACATATAGCAATGTATCTGTCAAATGCCATAGCTGCTAAAAGAACACATTCAGTGCAGGCCAACGATATAAAGACATACAACTGAATCATACAAgcaaagaaagagattttattgtTCTGAGTCAGGAAGTTGTTGAGAAGATTAGGAACAGTAACTGTAACATACCAGATTTCTAGGAAAGAGAGGCTAGATAGAAGATAGTACATAGGCCTATGGAGTCTTACATTACATTTAATTGTTATGATGATGGTGACATTTTCGATGACAGTTAAAAGATAGATTGTTAGGAACACTGCAAAAAGAACAGGCTGCAACTCTGGACGTGTCGGAAAACCAACTAGAATGAATTCAGTGATGTTGTTACCAGTTTGAATTTCCATCATAGATCACACCTGTAGGTTATACAGAAAATAGTCCAGATAAGCTTTCAGAATCTTATAGAACCATATCAACCTCAAGCTTGTAGATATTTTTCCGGactcttttttgttttgtattgttGGCCCATTCTCGGGAAAGGTATATATATCAGGTCAGAAGGGAACCGCTGATTCTACAATATACAGTGACCAGTGATGGAAGTAGAGATGGCTGTACATTGTGTAGCAGttttgctgggttactgcagctcagttcccatTCACTTCATTGGGAGTTCAGATGCgcagccactacacaatgtatggagctcAATGCAAGAAGATACTGAAATCCAAAATGGCACCACGCAGTTCTGACAGCCTTGTCCTCCGGTTTCTCCATGGTTGGAGCATTGAGTTACAGTCCGAGCTGTTTCAGTTCAGATCTTCTTGAATTCAGTCTATTTTATACTATGTCCCAGCTTCTCTGGACTACTCTATAAATGGATCCACCCCTATTACCTGCAGAGCAAGCTTAATACAAAAGTATTATTTGACTGGATTGCAAAATAGTGGTGCTGCCCAGGAGTCTTCTGTGTTTAATGTAtgcatgtttttgcattttcgctttttcctccctgcattctaaaaatcataacactttcaattttgcacctacagacccatataagggcttgtttttggcgtcacaaattgtactttgtaatgacatcacttattgttGAATATAAACTGCGGCAAAaccaacaaaaaaattatttgttgggtgaaataaaaaaaatgcaatttttttaattttgggggctcccgtttctacgcagagcagtatttggtaaaaattacaccttatctttattatgtttgtccatacagttacaaggatacacaAATTATATAggttctattttattttaatacttaaaattataaactacatgcaccaaaattagttgccccctataacttttttatttttccatgtacagggtggtatgagggctcatttctttgcTCAttttcatctgtagtttttaaaggtaccatttttgttttgatgggactttttgattgctttttattaatatttttatggtgtaACAAGTGACCAATTTTGGActtgtatttttttacgtgtacgccattgaccatgtggtttagctaaccttatattttaatagttcagacatttacgcacagtgggctgtgcaaataaaaaataacatttttcattttcagggaccactgttcaaaaaatctgttagacacctgtggggtgtaaatgctcactgcatccctta
Above is a genomic segment from Hyla sarda isolate aHylSar1 chromosome 1, aHylSar1.hap1, whole genome shotgun sequence containing:
- the LOC130267203 gene encoding olfactory receptor 6B1-like — its product is MEIQTGNNITEFILVGFPTRPELQPVLFAVFLTIYLLTVIENVTIIITIKCNVRLHRPMYYLLSSLSFLEIWYVTVTVPNLLNNFLTQNNKISFFACMIQLYVFISLACTECVLLAAMAFDRYIAICFPLLYSVIMNNTFCLQLTIGTWVLGFSVALVKAIFIFTLRFCGPNVINHFFCDISPMLNLACTDMSFTELVDFILAMVIIMIPLVMIVITYICILWAVVRMPNNQGRQKAFSTCVSHLTVVIIFYTTTLFIYARPKKAGPYNRNKLVTILYSILTPFLNPIIYCLRNEEVKKTIKKSFVTLHGIVLGSLSFPTTK